The following are from one region of the Streptomyces changanensis genome:
- the pxpB gene encoding 5-oxoprolinase subunit PxpB produces MRALEVGERALLLEFRDGEETGAFHAELLRRRAAGALPAVRDVVPAARTVLLDGVADPRRLAAEMAAWEVPPPRWRAQPVVELPVRYDGPDLAEVAGVWGVAPREVPRIHAGAEYRVAFCGFAPGFGYLTGLPERYAVPRRSTPRTAVPAGSVGLAGPYTGVYPRSSPGGWQLVGTTDALLWDPAREPAALLAPGTRVRFVEGAG; encoded by the coding sequence AGTTCCGGGACGGCGAGGAGACCGGCGCCTTCCACGCCGAGCTGCTGCGGCGACGGGCGGCGGGGGCGCTGCCCGCCGTGCGGGATGTCGTCCCGGCGGCGCGGACCGTGCTGCTGGACGGCGTGGCCGATCCCCGGCGGCTGGCCGCCGAGATGGCGGCGTGGGAGGTGCCGCCGCCGCGGTGGCGCGCGCAGCCGGTGGTCGAGCTGCCGGTCCGGTACGACGGGCCGGACCTCGCCGAGGTGGCCGGGGTGTGGGGCGTGGCGCCCCGTGAGGTGCCGCGGATCCACGCGGGGGCCGAGTACCGGGTGGCGTTCTGCGGGTTCGCGCCGGGCTTCGGCTATCTGACGGGGCTGCCGGAGCGGTACGCCGTGCCGCGCCGGTCCACACCGCGGACGGCCGTGCCGGCCGGTTCGGTCGGGCTGGCCGGTCCGTACACGGGTGTGTACCCGCGTTCGTCGCCCGGTGGGTGGCAGCTCGTCGGGACGACGGACGCCCTGCTGTGGGATCCGGCGCGGGAGCCGGCGGCGCTGCTGGCGCCGGGCACGCGGGTGCGGTTCGTGGAGGGGGCCGGGTGA
- a CDS encoding 5-oxoprolinase subunit C family protein yields the protein MTERAFTVVRAGALTTVQDRGRAGYAHLGVPRSGALDPYAAALANRLVGNDDGAAVLETTLTGCAVRPRCAVAVAVGGAPCPVAVDGRPAAWGAAVRVPAGAVLDVGTAGRGLRSYVAFAGGVAAEAVLGSRSTDLLSGLGPAPLVDGAVLALGAPPSGRAHFEAAPWPGVPDELVLRVRWGPRADWFADGALRTLTSRPYRVSAASNRIGLRVQGPPLERARAGELPSEGMVLGAVQVPPDGLPVVFLADHPTTGGYPVVAVVHEPDLAAAAQARPGTPVRFVGAGGGAR from the coding sequence GTGACGGAACGGGCCTTCACGGTCGTCCGCGCCGGGGCGCTCACCACGGTGCAGGACCGGGGGCGCGCCGGCTACGCCCACCTCGGGGTGCCGCGCTCCGGCGCGCTCGACCCGTACGCCGCGGCCCTGGCCAACCGGCTGGTGGGCAACGACGACGGGGCGGCCGTCCTGGAGACGACCCTCACCGGCTGCGCGGTGCGGCCGAGGTGCGCGGTGGCCGTGGCGGTGGGCGGCGCGCCCTGCCCGGTCGCCGTGGACGGGCGCCCGGCGGCGTGGGGCGCTGCGGTGCGGGTCCCGGCCGGCGCGGTACTGGACGTGGGTACCGCCGGGCGGGGCCTGCGGTCGTACGTGGCGTTCGCCGGCGGTGTGGCCGCGGAAGCGGTGCTGGGCAGCCGTTCGACGGACCTGTTGTCGGGGTTGGGGCCCGCGCCGCTCGTGGACGGGGCGGTGCTGGCACTGGGGGCTCCGCCGTCCGGGCGCGCCCACTTCGAGGCGGCTCCCTGGCCGGGCGTACCCGACGAGCTGGTCCTGCGCGTGCGGTGGGGGCCCCGGGCCGACTGGTTCGCCGACGGGGCGCTGCGCACCCTCACCTCCCGCCCGTACCGCGTGTCGGCGGCGTCCAACCGCATCGGCCTGCGCGTCCAGGGCCCTCCGCTGGAGCGCGCGAGGGCCGGGGAGCTGCCCAGCGAGGGCATGGTGCTGGGCGCCGTACAGGTGCCGCCGGACGGTCTGCCGGTGGTGTTCCTGGCGGACCATCCGACGACCGGCGGCTACCCGGTGGTGGCCGTCGTCCACGAGCCCGATCTGGCGGCGGCCGCGCAGGCGAGGCCGGGGACGCCGGTGCGGTTCGTGGGCGCGGGCGGCGGCGCGCGGTGA
- a CDS encoding ankyrin repeat domain-containing protein, protein MSDTPDPEVVELASKIFDLARRGETAALAAYVDAGAPANLSNDKGDSLVMLAAYHGHAATVEALLARGADPDAVNDRGQTPLAGAVFKGEESVIRTLLAGGADPEAGTPSALDTARMFGRTELLEQNRKG, encoded by the coding sequence ATGAGCGACACCCCCGACCCCGAGGTGGTCGAACTCGCGTCGAAGATCTTCGACCTGGCACGCCGGGGGGAGACCGCGGCGCTCGCCGCCTACGTCGACGCCGGCGCCCCCGCGAACCTCTCCAACGACAAGGGCGACTCGCTCGTGATGCTCGCCGCGTACCACGGCCACGCCGCGACGGTGGAGGCCCTCCTGGCGCGCGGCGCCGACCCCGACGCCGTCAACGACCGGGGGCAGACCCCTCTCGCCGGAGCGGTCTTCAAGGGTGAGGAATCCGTCATCCGGACCCTCCTCGCGGGCGGCGCGGATCCGGAAGCCGGGACTCCGTCCGCGCTGGACACGGCCCGGATGTTCGGCAGGACGGAGCTCCTGGAACAGAACCGGAAGGGGTGA
- a CDS encoding FtsK/SpoIIIE domain-containing protein, which yields MARRPLPRILRSGSASITRSREIARTAADSATDVLHPLFTVSRGLRRLAAAGRARWAATPKERRGPTLFLAAAGVLVVALLPYGPLLALISLMAAAAWKGRERPVERTGPDEAETARLRALYEALVPYFSVPDDPSPLFSHGGEWSGAFSDFAFDADGRPTRLRIAYPAYFPDGDPASRARIEHVLHAKCGRGREYLFDWDEEGNRLVMCVLPALPVSVAAQRFVTVPGETVLGFTDADAVQRTVPVRDGEATRDAPAVVWRTGPRATEPHLLVVGQPGAGVSTLLRSIALQALLHGGDVLVLEGCGSGEYACLSGRDGVLGVECGPVGALNALEWAVRATERRLAVAHEARQAGRPAPTELRRPLWILLDRLGVLGDLAAAEGRPDPQELLQVPLRHGRAAYVTVVVGEQFDTVDVLGASVRAHTRAHVTLGAATPEQLTDVLGAPPHTTPPPQVPPGRGYVRLGTGPVLRLQVPATPDPYDDEAPEPHRRAVLDLLAVHPTEPPEPAPPRDSPLPAGEPALPA from the coding sequence GTGGCCAGGCGACCACTCCCCCGCATTCTGCGCAGCGGCAGCGCCTCGATCACTCGCAGCCGAGAGATCGCGCGCACGGCCGCCGACAGCGCCACGGACGTCCTCCATCCGCTGTTCACGGTCTCGCGCGGCCTGCGGAGGCTGGCAGCGGCCGGACGTGCCCGATGGGCGGCCACCCCCAAGGAACGGCGCGGTCCCACGCTGTTCCTGGCCGCCGCGGGCGTCCTGGTCGTCGCCCTGCTGCCGTACGGACCGCTCCTGGCGCTGATCTCGCTGATGGCGGCGGCGGCGTGGAAGGGCAGGGAACGCCCCGTCGAGCGGACGGGGCCCGACGAGGCCGAGACCGCGCGGCTGCGGGCGCTGTACGAGGCCCTGGTGCCGTACTTCTCGGTGCCCGACGACCCGAGTCCGCTCTTCTCCCACGGCGGGGAGTGGAGCGGCGCCTTCAGCGACTTCGCGTTCGACGCCGACGGCCGGCCCACCCGGCTGCGCATCGCGTACCCGGCCTACTTCCCGGACGGCGACCCGGCCTCGCGCGCCCGGATCGAGCACGTCCTGCACGCCAAGTGCGGTCGCGGCCGCGAGTACCTCTTCGACTGGGACGAGGAGGGCAACCGGCTGGTGATGTGCGTGCTGCCCGCCCTGCCGGTGTCGGTGGCCGCGCAGCGCTTCGTCACGGTGCCGGGCGAGACGGTACTGGGTTTCACCGACGCCGACGCCGTGCAGCGGACGGTCCCCGTCCGGGACGGCGAGGCGACGCGCGACGCCCCCGCCGTGGTCTGGCGCACCGGGCCGCGCGCGACGGAGCCGCACCTGCTGGTGGTCGGGCAGCCCGGAGCCGGCGTCAGTACCCTGCTGCGGTCGATCGCGCTCCAGGCGCTGCTGCACGGCGGGGACGTGCTGGTGCTGGAGGGGTGCGGGAGCGGCGAGTACGCCTGCCTGTCCGGCCGGGACGGCGTGCTGGGCGTGGAGTGCGGGCCGGTCGGCGCGTTGAACGCGCTGGAGTGGGCGGTCCGCGCGACCGAGCGGCGCCTCGCCGTCGCCCACGAGGCCCGGCAGGCGGGGCGGCCCGCTCCCACGGAACTGCGGCGGCCCCTGTGGATCCTGCTCGACCGGCTCGGTGTCCTCGGCGACCTGGCGGCGGCGGAGGGCCGCCCCGACCCGCAGGAACTCCTCCAGGTGCCACTGCGGCACGGCCGGGCGGCGTACGTCACGGTCGTGGTGGGCGAGCAGTTCGACACCGTCGACGTCCTCGGCGCTTCCGTACGGGCCCACACGCGCGCGCACGTCACTCTCGGCGCGGCCACGCCCGAACAGCTCACGGACGTCCTGGGCGCCCCGCCCCACACGACGCCGCCGCCCCAGGTGCCGCCGGGACGCGGGTACGTCCGCCTCGGCACCGGCCCCGTCCTGCGGCTCCAGGTCCCGGCCACACCGGACCCGTACGACGACGAGGCCCCCGAGCCCCACCGCCGAGCGGTGCTGGACCTCCTCGCGGTGCACCCCACGGAGCCCCCCGAGCCGGCGCCGCCGCGGGATTCACCCCTCCCGGCGGGAGAGCCGGCGCTCCCCGCCTGA